From the genome of Haloferax sp. Atlit-12N:
GCGGTGATGACGAATGAGCGAGGCTGACTTCCACGCGATGCGCGACCCGCGCATCGAGAAGGTCGTCGTCCACATGGGCGTCGGCGAAGGTGGTCGCGAACTCGCCAAGGCCGAGGACATCCTCGAGGAGATTACCGGTCAGGAGAGCGTCCGCACGATCTCCGGCCGCGCCTCGCAGGACTTCGGCGTCCGCCGCGGCGAACCCGTCGGCGCGAAGGTCACCCTCCGTGGTGACACCGCCGTCGAGTTCCTCGAAACCGCACTCCCCATCGCGGACCTCTCCGTCTCGTCGTTCGACCAGACGGGCAACTTCGGCTTCGGCGTCGAAGAGCACACGGAGTTCCCGAGCCAGGAGTACGACCCGCAGATCGGTATCTACGGGCTGGACGTGACGGTTAACCTCGTCCGCCCCGGCTACCGAGTGAAAAAGCGCGACAAGCGTTCCCGTCAGATTCCGTCGTCCCACCGGATGACCGTCGAGGACGCCGTCGCGTTCATCGAGTCCACGTTCGACGTGGAGGTTGAAGAATGAGCGATAGCGAAACAGAACAGACGGGCGAGCACGCATCCCGCCGCACCGGCCAGGAGAACGAGTGCCGGCGCTGCGGTCGAAAGCAGGGACTTGTCAGCAAGTACGACATCAACCTGTGCCGCCAGTGCTTCCGAGAGATCGCCCGCGAGATGGGATTCAAGAAGTACCGATAAGCAATGGCTGACAACGACCCACTCAGTAGCGCTCTCTCCGGTGTGGACAACGCCGAGAGCGTCGGACACCTGTCCCACGAGATCCAGCCCGCCTCCAACATCATCGGCTCCGTCCTCGAGGTCTTCTACGACCGCGGGTACATCGACGGCTTCGAGTTCGTCGACGACGGCAAGGCCGGTCTGTTCGAGGTCGAACTGAAAGGCGCAATCAACGATTGTGGCGTCGTCAAGCCCCGGTATTCCGCCGGAGCCGACGACTTCGAGAAATGGGAGAAGCGATTCCTCCCCGCCCGTGACTACGGCGCGCTCATCGTCACGACGAGCCACGGCGTCATGAGCCATTACGAGGCCCGCGAGAAGGGCATCGGTGGCCAGATCATCGCCTACGTCTACTAGAACAATGAGCCGAATAGAAATCGAAATCCCGGACGAGGTATCCGCCGAGGTCAAAAACCTCGAGCTCACCATCGAGGGCCCCAACGGAAGCGTCACCAAGCGCCTCTGGTACCCGAACGTCTCGGTCTCCGCCGAAGACGACGCTATCGTCATCGAGAGCGACGTCGAGAACGCGAAGACTAACGCGACCATCGGTACCTTCGAGAGCCACGTGAACAACATGCTTCACGGCGCGACCGAGGGGTGGGAGTACAAGATGGAAGTCCACTACGCTCACTTCCCGATGCAGGTTAGCGTCGAAGGTAGCGACGTGGTCATCAAGAACTTCCTCGGCGAGAAGTCCCCGCGACGAGCGCAGATTCGCGGCGACACGGACGTACAGGTCGACGGCGAAGAACTCACCCTGACGGGCTCCAACAAGGAGGACGTCGGGCAGACCGCCGCCGACATCGAACAACTCACCCGCGTCAAGGACAAGGACACTCGCGTGTTCACCGACGGCGTGTACATCACCCAGAAACCGCAGACTGGTGATGCCTAATGTCGGAAGAAATCACCGAACTCGAAGACATCAGCGGCGTCGGCCCGTCGAAGGCCGACGCGCTCCGCGAAGCCGGCTTCGAGAGCGTCGACGACGTACAGGCCGCGAGCCAGTCCGAACTGGCCGAGGTCGACGGCATCGGGAACGCGCTCGCCGCGCGTATCAAAGCCGACGTCGGTGGCCTCGAGGTCTCCGACGAGGCCGAGGCCGAAGTCGAAGACGAGTCCGAAGCCGAGCCTGAGGAAGAGGAAGCCGAAGACGTCGAAACGGAGCTTCAGCCCCGCGGTCACGCGGACAAGAAGCCCCAGCTCGACGACGAAACCGCGGAAGCCCTGGCGCAGAAGCGCCGCGAAGGCAAGCCGCAGTTCAACCGGCAGGACTACCACAAGAAGAAGCGCACGCCCACGTCGTGGCGTCGCCCCCGTGGTGGTCTCTCCAAACAGCGTATCGGCATCAAGGGCAAGGGCCCCAAGGTCGAGGCGGGCTACCGCACGCCGAAGGCCGCCCGCGGCCTTCACCCGTCGGGCTTCGAGGAGGTCCGCGTGTTCAACACGGACGACCTCGAAGGCATCGACGGCGATACGCAGGCAGTTCGCATCGCCTCCTCGGTCGGCGCGCGCAAGCGCGAGCGCATCGAGGAAGCGTGTGAGGACCGCGAGATTCGCGTCCTCAACCCCACCTACGTCGAAGTAGAGGTGGATAACTGATGACGGACCTCAAAGCGCAGAAGCGAATGGCGGCCGACGTCCTCGACGTCGGCAAGGGTCGAGTTTGGTTCGACCCCGAGGAACAGGCCGAAATCGCGGAGGCCATCACGCGCGAAGACATCCGTGAACTCGTCGACGAGGGCACGATTCGCGCCAAGGACGCCAAGGGCAACTCGAAAGGTCGCGCACGCGAGCGCGCCGCCAAGCGTTCCTACGGTCACCGCAAGGGTGCCGGCTCCCGCAAGGGCCGTTCCGGCGCTCGACAGAACAAGAAAGACGCATGGGTCAGCCGAATCCGCGCCCAGCGCCGTCGCCTGAAGGAGCTTCGCGAGGACGGAACGCTCGACCGTTCCCAGTACCGCTCGCTCTACAACAAGGCGTCCGGTGGCGAATTCGATAGCGTGGACCGGCTTGAAGCGTACATTCAGAACAACTACCAGGTGGAGATTCAATAATGGCGACCGGACCACGATACAAGGTTCCGATGCGGCGTCGCCGCGAAGTCCGGACCGATTACCATCAAAGGTTGCGCCTGCTGAAATCGGGCAAGCCCCGCCTCGTTGCTCGCGTGAGCAACAAGCACGTCAGGGCGCAGCTGGTCACTCCGGGCCCGCAGGGCGACGAGACCCACGCTGCAGCGACCTCTGCTGACCTCGACGAGTACGGCTGGGAAGCCCCCACGGGCAACCTCCCGAGCGCGTACCTCACGGGGTATCTGGCAGGTAAGCGGGCGCTGGCCGCCGGCGTCGAGGAAGCGGTCCTCGACATCGGCCTCAACACGGCCACGCCCGGAAACAAGGTCTTCGCGGTGCAGGAGGGTGCTATCGACGCTGGCCTCGAAATCCCCCACAACGACGCAGTACTCGCTGACTGGGACCGCAACCGCGGTGTCCACATCGCCGAGTACGCAGAGCAGCTCGACGAGCCGCTCTACAGTGGAGACTTCGATGCCACGAACCTCCCCGACCACTTCGACGAAGTGCTCGGGAACCTTCAGGAGGACGAATGAGCAGAAATAACAACGGCTGGGAGCCGCGAACGCGGCTCGGCCGCATGGTGCAGAACGGCGACGTCACGTCGATGGACCAGGCGCTCGAGACGGGACTTCCGCTTAAGGAACCCCAGCTCGTCGACCAGCTCCTTCCCGGACTGGACGACGAGGTGCTCGACATCAACATGGTCCAGCGCATGACCGACTCCGGCCGCCGGGTGAAGTTCCGGTGTGTCGTCGCAGTCGGGAACCGTGACGGCTACCTCGGCTACGCTGAGGCCCGCGACGACCAGGTCGGCGGTGCCATCCAGAAAGCCATCGAGGTGGCGAAACTGAACATCATCAAGGTAGACCGCGGCTCGGGGTCGTGGGAAGACCGCGCAGGCGGCCTCAACTCCCTCTCGCGCAAGGCAGAGGGCAAGGCCGGCTCCGTGACGGTCCGCATCATCCCCGCCCCGCAGGGTCTCGGCCTCGCGGCCGCAGAGACCGTCCGGAACATCCTCGAACTCGCCGGCATCCAGGACGCCTGGACCAAGAGCGACGGGAACACCCGGACCACGGTCAACCTCGCGAAGGCGACCTACAACGCGCTCAAGAACGCGTCGCAGTCCCGTACGCCCCAGCGCGCTCGTGAAGTGCGTCAGGAGGTGCGCGAATAATGCAGGCTATCGTTCAGCTTCGCGGTGAGGTCAACATCGCACAGGACGTCCGCGACACGCTCACGATGCTCAACATCCACCGCGTGAACCACGCGACGTTCGTGCCGGAAACGGACGCCTACCGCGGGATGATCTCGAAGGTCAACGACTTCGTCGCGCACGGCGAGCCGAGCGTCGACGTCGTCGAGACCCTCATCAGCACGCGCGCCGAGCCCGAGCAGGGCGACGGCGACATCACCGACGAGTGGGTCTCCGAGAACACCGACTACGACGACGTGGCCGCGCTCGCGCAGGCCATCGTCGACGAGGAGACGACGCTGCGAAAGCAGGGCGTCTCCCCCGTGCTCCGTCTGCACCCGCCGCGTGGCGGCCACCGCGGACAGAAGCACGTCACCAAGGAAGGTGGCCAGCTCGGTAAGCACAGCACCGAACAGATCGACGAACTCCTGGAGGACATGCGATGACGTCCAAGAAGCGACGCCAACGCGGTTCCCGCACGCACAGCGGCGGTACGCACAAGAACCGACGCGGTGCCGGTCACCGCGGCGGTCGCGGCCGCGCCGGACGCGACAAACACGAGTTCCACAACTACGAGCCGCTCGGCAAGCACGGCTTCAAGCGACCTGACGTCCTGCAGGACGACGTCGCCGAAGTCAAGATCCAGAAGCTCGACGAGGACGCAGCGCTCCTCGCGGCCGACGGAGTCGCCGAGAAGGATGGCGACACCTACACCATTGACGCCCGCGACGTGGCCGAGGACGGCTGGGAAGCGGATGTCGTGAAGGTGCTCGGTGGCGGGCAGGTTCGTAACGAACTGCACGTCGTCGCCGACGCCTTCACGGCCGGTGCCGTCGAACTCATCGAAGAGGCTGGCGGCAACGCCGAACTCTCCGAACGTGCCGAAGAAGCGGCGGAGGCCGAGGAATCGGCCGACGCTGACGAGGACGACGAGGAATAAATCATGGGATGGAAGGACGCCGCCGAACCAGTGCTGGCGCGGATGCCCGCAGTCGCCCGACCGGAGGGACACGTACCGTTCCGCCGGAAGCTCGGGTGGACTGGTGGCATCCTCGTTCTGTACTTCTTCCTGACGAACGTGACGCTGTTCGGCGTCGACGCCGCGACCGCGAACGACCTGTTCGGTCAGTTCCGGTCCATCTTGGCCGGCCAGCAGGGCTCGGTGCTCCAACTGGGTATCGGTCCAATCGTCACGGCGAGCATCGTCCTACAACTGCTTGGCGGTGCTGACCTGCTCGGGCTCGACACGGACAACAGCCCGCGCGACCAGATCCTCTATCAGGGACTGCAGAAGCTGCTCGTCGGGGTCATGATCGTCCTGACGGGTCTGCCGATGGTGTTTGCCGGCAACTTCCTGCCGGCCGACCAGGCCGTAGCGGCGTCGCTCGGCATCGGTACGCTCGGCGTGAAGGGTCTCATCTTCGCGCAGATCGCCGTCGGTGGTGTCCTCATCCTGTTCATGGACGAGATCGTCAGCAAGTGGGGCGTCGGCTCCGGGGTCGGCCTGTTCATTATCGCCGGCGTCAGCCAGCAGCTCGTCGGTGGGCTGTTCAGCTGGGAGGGCCTCGGCGGCGCGTCCGGGTTCTTCCCGACGTGGATCGGCATCATCACCGGTGCCATCGAACTGCCGGCCTCGCCGACCGACCTGCTGTCGACGATTTTCCTCGGTCAGGGACAGCTGCTCGCGCTCATCACGACGGTGCTCATCTTCGGCATCGTCGTCTACGCCGAGAGCGTCCGCGTCGAGATTCCCCTCTCGCACGCCCGTGTGAAGGGTGCCCGCGGTCGCTTCCCGGTCAAGCTCATCTACGCGAGCGTCCTGCCGATGATCCTCGTCCGCGCCCTGCAGGCGAACATCCAGTTCCTCGGGCGCATCCTCAACAACTCGTGGGCGGCCATGCCAGCGTGGCTCGGCCAGTACACGAGCGGACAGGTCACCGGTGGCCTGTTCTACTACCTCGCGCCTATCCAGTCGCGGTCCGACTGGATGTGGTTCCTCGGGCTCACGTCGGCCGACCCGCTCGACATCGCCATCCGCGTGCTCATCGACCTGGTCTTCATGATCGTCGGTGGCGCGGTGTTCGCGATATTCTGGGTCGAGACGACGGGCATGGGTCCGGAATCGACCGCGCGACAGATTCAGAACTCCGGGATGCAGATCCCTGGGTTCCGACGTAACCCGCAGGTCATCGAGAAGGTCATGGAGCGGTACATCCCGCAAGTGACCGTCATCGGTGGCGCGCTCGTCGGCCTGCTCGCCGTCATGGCGAACATGCTCGGCACCATCGGCGCAGTCTCCGGGACGGGGCTGCTCCTTACGGTCTCCATCACGTACAAGCTGTACGAGGAGATCGCGGAGGAACAGCTCATGGAGATGCACCCGATGATGCGCAACATGTTCGGCTCCGAATAGCGAGCACCGACGCGCTCGACTGCCGCCGCACGTTCGCGGCGAACGTCACTTCCACTTCACTTCATTTCTGACCCACTCGCACCGAGAGCGGCGCGTCCGTCTCGGACCGCCCGCACCGCCGACAATCCGGTCACTTTTGACTGCCGCCGCCGGAACAGCGGGGTATGCACGAGGGGCGACTCGCAGTCGACATCGAGACGGCCAGCCCGAACGGTCCGCCGAGCGACTTCCGAAACACCGACGACTTCGAGTTGGTCGCCGTCGGCCTCGGCTACCGCGCCAGCGACGACGCCGAGGTCGAAGTCGAGGTGCTCCTCCGCGACGGCGACTGGTCGCTTGAACACACCGCCGACCTCCTCCGACGGGTCGTCGAGTGGTGCGAGGCCCGCGGCGAGGGCGTCGTCACCTACAACGGCGAGTACTTCGACGAACACCACCTCCGCACGTGGGCCGACCGAGTCGCGGACGCCGGCGTCTGGGCGGACGCGCCGAGCCGAATCGACGCGCTGTTTGCGGACCACGTCGACCTCGGGACGCTCGCCGCCGAGGCGTACCCGGAAGCGGTCCGTCCGAACCGCGACATCCCGGCGCTGTGGAAGGCGTGCAAGGAAGCAGGCATCGACCAGCCGACCGTCTGGTACGACGACTACGACTTCCCGGCGGGCTATCTCGAACGCCTCGGCATCGAGGACGGCCACGTCAAGGGCGCGCACGTCGGGGAGGCGCTGGGCGAGACGTACGTCGACGGCGTGGTCGCGGGACTCGACCACACCCGGACGCACGCCGAACTCACTCGACTCCTCGTCGACTACGCCGCCGGCGACATCGAACCGCTGTTTTCGCTCCACGACGCGCTCCGCCGGGCCGACGCGACCACGGACTGACTCGTCTCGTCCCTGCCGACCCGACTCGACGCCGTCGGTCGAGGCCGCGCATCGTCCTGTCTCGCGGCAAACGTTTAGCGGCCGGCAGTCGTATCGCGTGGTATGAACGACCTCGAACCGGTGGCCGCCGTCGAGGAGGCGCTCCGCGGCAACGGCATCAGCGTCGAGTCAGTCTCGCTCGACGAGTCCGTCTCGCTGACCTATCTCACGGCGTTCCCGGACGTCGAACCCGACCACGGCGAAGTCGGCCGCGCCGTCACAGCCTTCCTCGACCTCGCTCGCGACGACGAGTTCAACCCGAGGACCGTCGAGGCGACAGTGCTCCGAAGCGAGGGCGACGTGCAGGCGACGTGGACGCTCCAAGCCGACTGGATTCGCGCGTACAACGACTACTCGCTGGACGACGAGGAACTGTCCCAGCGCGTTCTCGACAGCCTCTACGAGGAGGGTGACGCGTGAGCGCGTGGCGTCACCGCGGCGAGCGCCCCGCCGCACGCGGCCCGCGTCGGCCCTCGCACTTCGAGTACTCGCGCGTCTCGCTGACGTTCGAGAGCGAGGGGACGAACTGCGCGGGTTGGCTCTACCGCCCCGACGGCGTCGAGTCGCCGCCGGTGGTCGTCATGGCCGGCGAACTCGCCGCGGAGCGTCGCTTCGGGCTCCGACCTTACGCGGAGCGACTAGCCGAGGCGGGCTACGCGTCGTTCCTCTTCGACTACCGGAACACCGGTGACTCCGACGGAGAGCCCCGGAATCTCGTGGACCCCGACTCGCAGGTCGCCGACTGGCACGCCGCGCTCGACGGCCTCCGTGGACGCGACGAAATCGACTCGCGCTCGCTCGTCCTCTGGGGGGCGGGGCTCTCCGGCGGCTACGCGCTCCGCGCAGCGGCCGAAGACGGTCGGGTCGCCGCGGTCGTCGCCCAGAACCCCATGCTCGACGGAAAGGCGGTCACACGGGGCCGAGGCGTCAAAGGGACGCTCGCGGCGGTCGCCGCCGGCGTCCGCGACAAACTCCAGTCGCGGCTCCTCGGCCCGTATCGCGTCCCCGTCGTCGGCGACGGCTCGTCGATGGCCGTCTTCGAGGACCCCGGGGTGCGCGCCGCCTACCGCGACCTCGTGCCGCCGGGGAGCGCGTGGCGCGACGAGACGCCCGCTCGGTTGTTCCTCTCGCTGCTCCGCTACCGGGCGCTTTCCGACCCGGAGGCCGTCACCTGCCCGACGCTTCTCGTCTCGGGGACGCGCGACGACCTCGCGCCCGCGGACGCGGTGGCCGCCCTCGCCGACGAGCTACCGGAGTCGACGCTGGTCGAACTCCCCGCCGGCCACTTCGACCACTACGACCGGGCGTTCGAACAGACGTTCGGCCACCTCCTGTCGTTCCTCCGAACGGTTCGCTGACGGGAACGAGTCATCCCGTTGAACGCTCGCGCGAACCATTATGTCCTCGCCCGGCATATACCACACAGAAATGTCCACATCCACACGTTTCGTCTCGTTGTTCCTCGCCGTCGCGCTCGTCGCGGTGGCCGCGTCCGCCCCGGTGTTCGCACAGGAGTCGGAGGCACCGAGCGACGAGGAGATGCAACAGCTCCTCGAAGAGGGCGTCGCGCTGTACAACGATAACGTCGAACAGCTCGACGTATCGTTCGCCCGAAGCCTCATCGCGGGGAAGACGGTGAACGTCTACATCGAAGACGGCGACGAGACGCACGTGTTCTCGGCGTCGGTGCAAGACGACATGCGCATCGACGACATCTCGACCGGCGCCAACGACGAGGCGTCGACCCGAATCACGACGGACCGACAGACCCTCGAAACCATCGCCGACTCGCCTGACCCGCTCGCCGAGGTTCAAGACGCCCTCGCCGACGACCGCATCCGCGTCTCCGGCGAGAAGGGCCACCCTGTCGACCAGGTCGTCTGGACCGTCGCCAACACGTTCAAGAGCTTCTTCCTCTGAACCCGGGCCGAACTGAACTTCGTCCGACTCCGTCTTTTCTCCGCGTCGTCGCGTCCGTAACCCACTTTGCCGCCTCCCCCGTCTCTCCGTCGATGACGTTCACGCGCACGGTCGAACTCGACGGCCACATCATCGACTCGGGGATGATGCAACAGGCCATGGGTATCGTGATGGACCTCGGCGGCGACTTCGACGTCGAGCAGTTCGACGTCGGACGGCAGAAAGACCAGACCTCCTACTGCCGCATGTCGGTGACCGCGGACGACCGCGAGACGCTCCAGGAGATACTGCACGAACTCCACCAAATCGGCGCGAACCTCACGGACCCCGTGGACGCCCGCGTCGAGGCTTCGCCGGCCGACCGGGTCGTCCCCGTGGGCTTTTACTCGACGACCAACCACCCGACCGACGTTCGGTATCAAGGCGAGTGGCTCCCTGTCGAGGACATCGAGATGGACTGCGCGATAGTCGTCGAGGAGACCGACGACGGCCCCCGGGCCTACACGAAAGTCCTCAACGGCATCGAGGAGGGCGACCTCGTCGTCACCGACGAGGCGGGGATTCGCGTCAAGCCGCCGGAGCGGCCCCGCGACGCCTCGGGTCCCTTCGGGTTCATGCAGGGCGGCGTCTCCTCGGAGCGCCCCTCGGAGTCGCTCATCGGCGAGGTCGCCGACGCGCTCCGCGAGACCAAAGCCGACGGCGGGAACGTCCTCGTCGTCGCCGGACCGGCGCTCATCCACTCGGGCGGCGGCGACGCCCTCGCCGAACTCGTCCGCGAGGGCTACGTGGACATGATTTCCGCCGGGAACGGCTTCGCCACCCACGACATCGAACGCGGGCTGTACGGCACCTCTCTCGGGATGGACATGGAGACGATGGAACACCCCCGAAAGGGCCACAAACACCACATCTACACCATCAGCGAGGTCATCCGCGCCGGCGGCATCGCCGAGGCGGTCGAGGAGGGACTCATCAAAGAGGGTGTGATGTACGAGTGCGTGAAAAACGACGTACCGTACGTCCTCGCGGGGTCGATTCGGGACGACGGCCCGCTTCCGGACACCATCACCGACACCATCGAGGCGCAGAACGCCATCCGCGAGCAGGCCCACCGCGCCGACATGGTGCTCATGCTCTCGACGCTTCTGCACTCCGTCGCCGTCGGCAACTGCCTGCCCTCGACGGCGAAGACCGTCTGCGTCGACATCAACCCCGCGACCGTCACGCAACTGCTCGACCGCGGCTCCTCGCAGGCCATCGGCATGGTCACGGACATCGGGACGTTCGTGCCGACGCTCGCCGAGAAGGTCCTCGACGCCGACGGCGAGAACTGAACGGTCGTCTCGGTTCGCCTCGTGCGCCCTCGCCCCGTCTGACGTGTCTATTATGTCCCCGGGTGGCCTCTCGTGTCTTGTATGCAACCCACAGCAGCGCGAGTGCTTCTCGCAGCACTCATGGTTCTCCTCGCCGGGTGCGGGGGCGGCGTCGGCGGCGACGCCACGACCGCGACCGACGCATCGACGGGCGCGACAGACGCGACCGGGACCGCCGCCGACGGCGAGTCGGCAGACCAGAGCGGCGACGGCGACGCAGCAGAGAGGACGTCTTTCAGCTTCAACGGGACGTGGGACCAGCGGTACCGGACCGGACAGTACTACCGCTACGACATCACGAGTCCGAGCATCGACGGCACCGCAACCTACGAGTGGGAGGTCGTCTCCGCGACCGACGACGAGGTGACGATTCGGACGAAACTGGTCACGCCCAACACGACGAGCGAGCAGACCGTGAGCGCGCCGCCGGACGAGATTTACGGCGAACTCGCCGGAAGCCCGTCGGGCTCAGTCGCTACCATCGGCTTCGACTCGCCGTACTACAGCGGGGTCGACGGCGAGACGCTCCGCGTCGGCGACGGCTGGGAGGCCTCCGGCGAAAACGGCAACGTGAGCTTCAAAGTCGAAGAA
Proteins encoded in this window:
- a CDS encoding 50S ribosomal protein L5; this translates as MSEADFHAMRDPRIEKVVVHMGVGEGGRELAKAEDILEEITGQESVRTISGRASQDFGVRRGEPVGAKVTLRGDTAVEFLETALPIADLSVSSFDQTGNFGFGVEEHTEFPSQEYDPQIGIYGLDVTVNLVRPGYRVKKRDKRSRQIPSSHRMTVEDAVAFIESTFDVEVEE
- a CDS encoding 30S ribosomal protein S14, whose product is MSDSETEQTGEHASRRTGQENECRRCGRKQGLVSKYDINLCRQCFREIAREMGFKKYR
- a CDS encoding 30S ribosomal protein S8, which produces MADNDPLSSALSGVDNAESVGHLSHEIQPASNIIGSVLEVFYDRGYIDGFEFVDDGKAGLFEVELKGAINDCGVVKPRYSAGADDFEKWEKRFLPARDYGALIVTTSHGVMSHYEAREKGIGGQIIAYVY
- a CDS encoding 50S ribosomal protein L6 — translated: MSRIEIEIPDEVSAEVKNLELTIEGPNGSVTKRLWYPNVSVSAEDDAIVIESDVENAKTNATIGTFESHVNNMLHGATEGWEYKMEVHYAHFPMQVSVEGSDVVIKNFLGEKSPRRAQIRGDTDVQVDGEELTLTGSNKEDVGQTAADIEQLTRVKDKDTRVFTDGVYITQKPQTGDA
- a CDS encoding 50S ribosomal protein L32e → MSEEITELEDISGVGPSKADALREAGFESVDDVQAASQSELAEVDGIGNALAARIKADVGGLEVSDEAEAEVEDESEAEPEEEEAEDVETELQPRGHADKKPQLDDETAEALAQKRREGKPQFNRQDYHKKKRTPTSWRRPRGGLSKQRIGIKGKGPKVEAGYRTPKAARGLHPSGFEEVRVFNTDDLEGIDGDTQAVRIASSVGARKRERIEEACEDREIRVLNPTYVEVEVDN
- a CDS encoding 50S ribosomal protein L19e, yielding MTDLKAQKRMAADVLDVGKGRVWFDPEEQAEIAEAITREDIRELVDEGTIRAKDAKGNSKGRARERAAKRSYGHRKGAGSRKGRSGARQNKKDAWVSRIRAQRRRLKELREDGTLDRSQYRSLYNKASGGEFDSVDRLEAYIQNNYQVEIQ
- a CDS encoding 50S ribosomal protein L18, whose product is MATGPRYKVPMRRRREVRTDYHQRLRLLKSGKPRLVARVSNKHVRAQLVTPGPQGDETHAAATSADLDEYGWEAPTGNLPSAYLTGYLAGKRALAAGVEEAVLDIGLNTATPGNKVFAVQEGAIDAGLEIPHNDAVLADWDRNRGVHIAEYAEQLDEPLYSGDFDATNLPDHFDEVLGNLQEDE
- a CDS encoding 30S ribosomal protein S5; its protein translation is MSRNNNGWEPRTRLGRMVQNGDVTSMDQALETGLPLKEPQLVDQLLPGLDDEVLDINMVQRMTDSGRRVKFRCVVAVGNRDGYLGYAEARDDQVGGAIQKAIEVAKLNIIKVDRGSGSWEDRAGGLNSLSRKAEGKAGSVTVRIIPAPQGLGLAAAETVRNILELAGIQDAWTKSDGNTRTTVNLAKATYNALKNASQSRTPQRAREVRQEVRE
- a CDS encoding 50S ribosomal protein L30 — its product is MQAIVQLRGEVNIAQDVRDTLTMLNIHRVNHATFVPETDAYRGMISKVNDFVAHGEPSVDVVETLISTRAEPEQGDGDITDEWVSENTDYDDVAALAQAIVDEETTLRKQGVSPVLRLHPPRGGHRGQKHVTKEGGQLGKHSTEQIDELLEDMR
- a CDS encoding uL15m family ribosomal protein, giving the protein MTSKKRRQRGSRTHSGGTHKNRRGAGHRGGRGRAGRDKHEFHNYEPLGKHGFKRPDVLQDDVAEVKIQKLDEDAALLAADGVAEKDGDTYTIDARDVAEDGWEADVVKVLGGGQVRNELHVVADAFTAGAVELIEEAGGNAELSERAEEAAEAEESADADEDDEE
- the secY gene encoding preprotein translocase subunit SecY — its product is MGWKDAAEPVLARMPAVARPEGHVPFRRKLGWTGGILVLYFFLTNVTLFGVDAATANDLFGQFRSILAGQQGSVLQLGIGPIVTASIVLQLLGGADLLGLDTDNSPRDQILYQGLQKLLVGVMIVLTGLPMVFAGNFLPADQAVAASLGIGTLGVKGLIFAQIAVGGVLILFMDEIVSKWGVGSGVGLFIIAGVSQQLVGGLFSWEGLGGASGFFPTWIGIITGAIELPASPTDLLSTIFLGQGQLLALITTVLIFGIVVYAESVRVEIPLSHARVKGARGRFPVKLIYASVLPMILVRALQANIQFLGRILNNSWAAMPAWLGQYTSGQVTGGLFYYLAPIQSRSDWMWFLGLTSADPLDIAIRVLIDLVFMIVGGAVFAIFWVETTGMGPESTARQIQNSGMQIPGFRRNPQVIEKVMERYIPQVTVIGGALVGLLAVMANMLGTIGAVSGTGLLLTVSITYKLYEEIAEEQLMEMHPMMRNMFGSE
- a CDS encoding alpha/beta hydrolase, which translates into the protein MSAWRHRGERPAARGPRRPSHFEYSRVSLTFESEGTNCAGWLYRPDGVESPPVVVMAGELAAERRFGLRPYAERLAEAGYASFLFDYRNTGDSDGEPRNLVDPDSQVADWHAALDGLRGRDEIDSRSLVLWGAGLSGGYALRAAAEDGRVAAVVAQNPMLDGKAVTRGRGVKGTLAAVAAGVRDKLQSRLLGPYRVPVVGDGSSMAVFEDPGVRAAYRDLVPPGSAWRDETPARLFLSLLRYRALSDPEAVTCPTLLVSGTRDDLAPADAVAALADELPESTLVELPAGHFDHYDRAFEQTFGHLLSFLRTVR
- a CDS encoding TIGR00300 family protein, coding for MTFTRTVELDGHIIDSGMMQQAMGIVMDLGGDFDVEQFDVGRQKDQTSYCRMSVTADDRETLQEILHELHQIGANLTDPVDARVEASPADRVVPVGFYSTTNHPTDVRYQGEWLPVEDIEMDCAIVVEETDDGPRAYTKVLNGIEEGDLVVTDEAGIRVKPPERPRDASGPFGFMQGGVSSERPSESLIGEVADALRETKADGGNVLVVAGPALIHSGGGDALAELVREGYVDMISAGNGFATHDIERGLYGTSLGMDMETMEHPRKGHKHHIYTISEVIRAGGIAEAVEEGLIKEGVMYECVKNDVPYVLAGSIRDDGPLPDTITDTIEAQNAIREQAHRADMVLMLSTLLHSVAVGNCLPSTAKTVCVDINPATVTQLLDRGSSQAIGMVTDIGTFVPTLAEKVLDADGEN